The segment GGGTAAAGTTATCGTCGTTATTGAAGACCGGTTTTTTCACTTTGATTATATCCTCTCCAAGCTCATTTCTTATCCCCTCATCAATAAGCCATTGTTTAGGTTCAATGCCGTAATATCTCCCGGGCAGAAGGAAGGGAATAAAGAGTTTCCCCGCTCTGAGGGATCCACACCCGATATCAAGGAAATAGTGGTTCTCTCTGAGATTTAGGAAGGTGAGCAAGTTAAACTGGTTAGCACTAATTAAATCGTATTTAGCTAATGTCCCCACGAAGCCTTTGTAATCTTGTTCACATTCCCGGGTTCCTACGTTCATGAAAGTACTCCTGTTAACATAAATACAGCAACAATATAGTCTCTCGTTCAGTACTAAAATAAACTTAGGAGGGCTAGAGGAGGTCCTTGAAAATCCTCTCAGCATTGCCGCCGAGGATGAGCTTCCGCTGATATGGTGTAATCTTGGACCATTCCACGGTCTGCTTATGGTTCCCGGTATGGTATCTTGGAGAGCTGGATCCGAATAGAAGTCTTGTGGCACCGAGGCCGGCAACCAAGCTGGATATTCTCCCAGCTGATGCCCCAGCAGAGTCTACGTATAGATTTGAATGTTTCTTGCAGAGTTCTATAATTCCAGGCCAGAATAGGTCAACAATCGTCCTTACCTCAGGGAATCGGCTCATAAGTTCATCTAGGCCATTATACTGCTGAAGTGCGTTGTCATGGCTGTGTCCTACCCTAAGATTGGGTATGCATATGAGGATTGGGAACCCTTTCTCCACCGCCTTCTCAAAGATAGGGGGCAGCATCGGGTTTCCGGGAGTCAACGGTCGCTCCATGCTAAAGTGGAATTCAGGGTCCAACATCAGCCCCTTTAACCCCAGGCCTATAGCCCGGTCTATCTCAAGGAGGGCATCCGGATGTACAGGGTTCACGTTAAAGAAACCTACAAGCTTTTCAGGGTGATTCCTCACTGCCTGCTCAACTCGGTCATTTGCTTCCTTGAAGCGCATTTTAGGGGCAGAGCTAAGGAATGTTTTTTCAATTCCGTATTTTCTCATCTCCCCCAGGATTTCGTCAAGAGTCTGTTCAAACATAAACAACGGATGCTTCCCAAGCTGTGAATGTACGTCAATAATCATATTTTCACCTCAACGCCAAATAATTTAGCAGCATTTAGACCCATAAGTTTGTCCTCCTCTTCTTGAAGGAGGTTAAGGCATCGTATGGTATGCATATGGATCATCATTTCATATGCTTGTTTTTCGTAGCCACTTCCGTATCCTAATCCAGAATTAGACGAGTCCGAGCCGAACATGATCTGATCAGGGCCGAGGATCTCAACCGCCTTCTTTACTGGAAAGGGAGTAGAAAAACAGGTCTCAAGCCAAACGTTAGGATTCTTTTCAGCCATTTTAATCGAAAGCATTTCTGCAGCGGCTGATGTTCTGCCCCCCATATGGAGGATGACCGTTGGTACTTTAGGGAAGGAGTTTGCTAGGTCGCCAATGATATAGGGGTGTCCCCTTACACTATGGTCGGAGTGGATACCAACGACGGCCCCATATTCCTCAGCCTTCTCCATCATTGGATACATCCATCGGGCAACGGCAAATTTATGACCTATCTTGATGCCTTTGAAGGTCTCACTATCTTTTGCCATACAACGATCAATTTCATCAATGCCCTCCTGTTCGTATCTTGGATCAAAATAGATAAAGGGTACAATGCGTCCGGGGTAGTCCACAGCGGCCTGAAGATTAAAGTCATTGTTTTTTCTAAGCTCCTCGATATATTGACCGCCGCTCCCCATAGAGATTATAGTATCCACTCCTGCCGCGTCCATCTTGTCGATCATGGTCTCAACATAAGCTTTGACACCTCTGCGCTCGCCCCTGAGATGAGTGTGCGCGTCAATAACAATCGGATTTTTTCTATCGGTCAAATAGTCACCTGCCATAACATTCCTAAGTCTCTTAATAAAACCAAGCAAGTAAGGTTACATGGGACCAGGAAAATAAGTCCAATAACGTATAGGCGTAGATAGTTTGACGAATATTTATTCATATAAGGAGGGTATATATTCTATATGTCCAGAATTATTGTTGGATCGGGCGATTTCAAGTATGAGGTCATATCTCCTTTTGGAGAAAGCTCTGAGAAAGTTGAGATAGACCAAGTCAGTCATGTCTCCGTTGACTCTCATGATAATATCTATTTCTATCAAAGAACTGCTTGTCCAGTTGTAGTTCTTGATTATAAGGGGATAATTATTGATAATTGGGAAAATAACCATTTGGTGGACGGCCATGGAATCTTTATTACTTCTAATGATGAGATTTTTGTCTCCGCTAGAGGGGTGCATGAGGTTTTAAAATTTAATGCCGGTGGAGAGTTACTCTTACGAATAGGGGAACGAGGGAACCCCGGTTGGCAGACACCATTCAATCATCCTACGGATGTGGCAATCTCAAGGGATGGAGATATTTTTGTCACCGACGGCTATGGGAACGCATGTGTACATAGATTCACTCCGGATGGCGAGCATGTATTGACTTGGGGGGGTCCTGGAAAGGGACCGGGGGAGTTCCATACGCCTCACGGAGTCTGGGTCGACGACCTTGGGCGTGTGTATGTGGTTGACCGTGATAATAACCGGGTGCAGATATTTACCTTGGATGGGGAATACATTACTGAGTGGGGGGACTTTTTCCACCCTATGGATATCTACTTCGATTCTCTAAATAATATCTATGTCACTGACCAGACCCCGAGGTTTTCAGTTCTAAACACAGAGGGAGAGCTCCTTGCAAGGGGTTTTACGCCGGATGCAGGGCATGGCCTTTGGGGAGATTCATATGGTAATCTCTATCTTGCGGGACTTCAAATTGGCGTCGTAAAATTATCTAAACTTTAATTGGCTCTACGGCGTACGGAAACTGATACTCCGTTTTTTACGTTTCAATCTGAAACCCTTTACACCGTAGTGGCTTTATCTCCTCAAAGATATTTTGAAGTGTATCACATTCTCCCACGTCTCCTGTTAACAGAGAAAGCACACACGAGCTGGATTTTTCATATGTACGAACCTTTTACGAAAGGAAGCAGCGTCAAAACGCATATTTACAAGGTAAACGCAAAGAACAAATGGGTCTAAATGGAAATCACTAATATTTCTACCATTGCAGTGACTGTTCCCATTGAACCGCCAAAAAAAATACAGAGTATAAAAAACGGATTTGCCGAAAAAAAAGGATCTAGAAAGTCTCCTACCTGGTTAACCCCTGGAATTTTCCCTCATGGTGGAATCAATAGACACGACACAAGAACATTCAAGGATGGCATTGACCACATTGATTATGTCTTGGTAAAGATCGAGACGGATGAAGGGGTGACAGGCATCGGGGAAGCAGCAACAGATATCGGCTTCTTTGGTGAGACCCTTGAAGCGGTAAAATATGGCATTGACAGATATATTGCGCCTAGTCTCCTCGGAATGGATCCTCTCAATCGCGAATTGATCATGGCCAAAATGACCTTGGATGGCGAGCGTCAACTTCCATGCGCCAGATCGGGAATTGACCTAGCTCTACACGACCTTATGGGAAAGGCTTTGAATGTACCCGTAACCACTCTGCTCGGCGGCCGTCTCCGGAACAAGGTGTTAGCCGCTATAGAGGTGGGAGCCCCGACACCTGAGGACCTAGCTGAACTCTGTAATGAATATGTCAGACAAGGTGTTCGAGCATTCAAGCTTAAGATGCATGGATATCCTGATGAAGATCTTGCCAAAATTCAAGCGGTCCGTGAAGCTGTGGGCAACGAGATAACAATTAGGACTGACGCGAACCAAGGATACACTGTGAAAGAGGCGATTAAAATATGCCAGGGCGCGGAAAAATTAGATTTAGGCCTTGAGTTAATGGAGCAGCCTATTGCAGAATGGGACCTCGATGGGATGGCCATGATCAGGAACTCGACAAATGTGCTGATCGAGGCAGATGAGGGAGTATACAATAGGTACGACGTGATGCGATTCATCAAGAGAGGCGCAGCTGATTGTTTCCTTATAAAACCGGCTAAAGCTGGGGGGCTGTACAATGCCAAGAAGATTGTAGCAATAGCAGAGGCTGATGGTCTTCAATGCGTGATTGGTACTGGATGGGGACTTGGACTAAAAGTAGCTGCGAAATTGCACCTAGCGGCATCGTCCATTGTAAGGGAAGCAGCCGAATTCAGTGAGGTTTTCTTGCACGGCATGCTACTGGAGTCATCATACGAAGCATCCTTCATGCCTCCGTTGAAAGACGGCTATCTAGAGGTACCAACGGAACCCGGATTGGGTGTAAGACTAGATGAAAAAAAGATAACTAAGTATCTTTCAGATATCTAATGAAATGCAAGTTTTTTCAACTTGCGCACTAAATGAAAAAATAGGAGTATACCTAACGTCTAATATCACATTAGCCTTTCATGAAAAATCATTCATATATGAGCGCGGAAATATCTAATTCTCACTCCATCACAAAAATTAGCTAGACCCATTAATGCTCATTTTTTCTACTGGATAGTATACCAAGCCTTGGGCTTTCTAAGGATTAGATATAAAAAAAGGAAAAAATCATTTATGATTTTTATAGGTCTATCTATACTCAGTTCTGGCTGCAATTGCGAAGACTCTCCATTGGCCGGAGCCAATATGAGGGGCCTCCGCGTAGGTACTTAGTACAACTCCGTCTATTGGAGAGTTTATCTCCTCAACGACATCGCCGAAAAAGTTCTTGACTACGCCCACAACCTGTCCGGCCTTTACATCGTCTTTAACTGCTACAAGGGGGGAAAAGAATCCGCCTTTTCTGGTCATAATACCCCCTGAGGATGCTCGACCATCAGGCATATCAACTCTCTGGTATGAGACATACTGAATCTTTTCCACCACGATCTCCTCACCCGGGATCATCTTCAAATGCCTCATGCAGTTTAGGAGGCCATCCCTCATGGCGTCTCCGTTGTAACCGTTGCCAACTCCATTATCCCCGCCGTTAGACTCCATAGATACTGCTAGCGGACGCTCAACTGGCTCTCCCCTCGAATAGACAAGCATACACATCTCGTCTTTCTTGGTCACGCATGCCCTAGCAAGCTTATCTAAAGCAGAGCCTTCAGGGCTCTCCCGATAAAGAACCCTATCCCAGCCGTTCATCTGTTTGCATCCATGGTATCTGATGTGGACATCAGGATCGTATTTGACGGTCACCTGATTGATGTGGTAGGCCAATTGGTTTGTGTGTTTTCCGTATAGGTTTCCTGGATAAGCCCCGGGTAACCTTGCCCCCTGATCAATGTCTAAGGGGCTGTTCCTTGTGGCTCCTCCGAAAGGATTTCCCCTAAAAGCACTTATGTTAGTGGCAGGAAGGAGAACCATCGAACCATTCATCTCATCAAGTAGATCAGGAAGAACATTATTTGCGGCATCTAAGGACCCAAGGGCGCCTGGGTATTCATCCCCGTCCTCAAGGGCCCATACAAGCAGCTTGGGTCCAGGATTCTTTCCGTTGAGTATGATGACAGGCATCTCAACGGGTGCACCATCAGACAACTCACCTACTTTGATGTATCCCGTCCCTTTTTCGCCAGGTCCAGCTTTGGCTGAACCAAATTCTAAAGCTTCACCCATATACAATACAACCTATGATTAGGTGTTAAATAACCCAAGATTACCTTATAATTTTTCCTGCTTAATGAATATTTGAGGGATTTCTATAATCTCTTATTTTCATATTTCTAAATCCACATTTTTGTCTAATTAAACCGTATAATTCCAACAAATCTTATATCATAACTTTGGAAGATACTTGGTTGTTAATATGTTCAATATTAGACAAGTTCTCAAGAGCACTTATGCTCTCATTGTTCCCAATGACGCGTCCACTACCACAATCCCCGGATGGGATGGCGCCAAGGTACAAGTCCTTGCAGCCCCCGCGATGGGATGCGAATTTGTTGAATATCTAATCACGGTGAATAAGGAGAGTAAGGTCGCTGTACCCATCCAACCTCATCCGGAGTATGTGTTCTATATTCTAGAAGGTAATGGGGTTCTTGAGAAAGAAGGAAAAAAGTATCCGCTCGAGGTAGGGAGCTATGGCTATCTTCCCCCGAAGACCGCTTGGAAGATCAATGGAACCTCAGAGGAAGCCATGAAGTTCTTAATGGTGAAAAAAAGGTATGAACCTATCGGGCCGGAGCTCCCGGCATTTATCATTGGTCTTGACAGGGAGACCCCTGAAACCCCTAGGCAACCAGGGAGGGCAATGAAGAACTTCGTTCCATTTGGAGAGGATAAGCTCTACGATCTCTCCTGGTTCATCCTCTACTTCGGTCCTGGCACACGTATGAACCATGCAGAGAATCACCTCCATGAGCATGGTCTATACATGCTTACAGGAGAGTCATTATACCTCTTAGATGACACGTGGTACCAGACTGTCCCGGGTGACTTTATCTGGATGGCCCCTTTTGTCCCTCAGTCTTGTAAGTGGAGCGGAGAAGAGAGGGGTGCGTATCTCCTCTATTCGAACCGGAACAGAGACCCCAAGGTCTAGCCACCAAATCGGAGGGGTCGAGTGGTGTCAAAAGTTGATAAGGTCTTTAAGAATGGCAAGATTGTGACCCCTTACAGCATATTCAAGGGTGGGATAGCGGTAAAGGATGGGAAAATTGTTGCCATAGGATCGGATATGGTGATGCCAAAAGGTGAAATTGTGGTGGATCTAAGCGAAAAGGTAGTCCTACCGGGAATTATAGATAACCATGTGCACTTTGGATCTAGAATCGGTGACCTTGATAAGGAGGATTACCGGTCTGGAACTCAGGCTGCCGCGGCCAGTGGCATCACCACCATTGCAGATATGCCCACTGGAGTTCCAGGAGTACTTGACGTTGCGGGCTTGGAGAAAAAGAGGGAGATGGCTGAGAAGCATGCGTTTGTTGACTTCGCCCTTTACGGAGGCGCTGGATATGAGAATAACAATGCTTTACAGGGCATGGCAGACGCAGGCTGTGTGGCATTCAAGACCTACATGGTCGGCTCCAGTGGATATTCCTGTGGAAATGACCACGAGATATTAGAGTTGCTGAAGGCGGCATCAAAAACCGGCGTGGTTACAGGCTGGCATGCAGAGAACCCGCTGTTGATTAATCCACTTATAAAGAAACTTAAGGAGGAGGGGCGGGTTGATCCCATGGCACATGTAGAGTCAAGACCCAACTATACAGAATATGAGGCGATCTCTAAGCTGATTCTCTTTAACAAAATCGCGGGTGCAACACTACATATCATTCATCTGAGCACTAAGGAAGGATTAGCCATTATCAAAACCGCCAAGGCAGAAGGCATGAGGATTACTGCGGAGACCTGTCCTCACTATATGTTGACGACTTCCAAGTATATGGAGAAGGTGGGGCCTTTTGCAAAGATCATTCCCCCTCTTAGATCCGAGGAAGATAGGAAGGCTATGTGGAAAGGACTGGCTGATGGAACCATCGACTATATCTGCAGCGACCACGCTCCTCATCCTAAAAGTAACAAGATGGCTGGCTGGAAAAACATTTGGGACTCCGGTAACGGGAACCCTGGTACAGAAACACTCCTCCCAACTATGCTAGACCGGGTTAACAAAGGAGACTTGTCATTGCAACGGCTCGTGTATCACCTCTCGACAAGACCAGCCCAAGTATTTGGCATGTATCCTAAGAAGGGGAGCCTTATGGTTGGGGCCGACGCGGATATTACAGTGGTGGACTTGGATGCTGAATGGATTATAGATTCCGAAACAATGTACAGTAAATCCCGGGAGACCAGCATGTTTGCAGGATGGGAGATCAAAGGCAAGCCTGTGCAGACAATAGTCAGGGGCGTTACTGTGGCTCATAACAGTGTAGTTGTTGGGGAGGAAGGCTACGGCAAATTCCAGAAGAGACTCCCATGAGCCCTATTCACAGTACTATGGTTCATCGAGCTTTTTATTCCGCGTTGAATTAAAATAAGGACGAAAAAATAATTTACTCGCTATTTCAATTATCGGTACATTAGTCTTCTTTATTTTGAATTGACCACTAGTTTTATTACTTTTATAGCCTGAATGTTTGAGCATACTAAGGTGAAAAATATGAGGACCAGCGTAACTTTTGGAGACGTCACAGTTAATCCAGGTGAAATAGGCTTTGGCTCGCTCATGACTGTTGAACTCGCAGATTCAACACCTGTGAAGCTACCTATCATCGTCATGAATGGCGCTGAGGATGGACCCAAGTTCCTCTTCTCGGGAGCCGTTCATGGCGGCGAGCTCATTGGAGCGAACGTTGTAAGGCGAGTCATGAGGGAAGAGCTAAACCCCAAGAACCTGAGAGGGCTAGTTGTAGCCATCCCAGTTGGAAACCCCTTAGGTTTCATGTTTGGGGACAGGGCGAGTCCCCAAGATTTAGTGACAGGGCCACGATTTGGCTCTCCTGGAAACGAGAATGGGTCCATAACCCAGCGCTTCGGAGCGGCTGTATGGAATCAAGTTACCTCCAAGATGGATGTGAGAGTCGACATCCACGGCAATTACCCTCCATGTACCGCCTTTTGTCTCTGTAGCCTTCATGATGATCGGATCAAAGGCAAGAATACAGAAATAGCTGAAGCGACAGGACTGACCGTAGTTTACTCCCCGCCTAAGGGTACATTAGATGGCATGGGAGGGGCCCTAGACCCAAGCTATACACCTCCCCCCTCAGTAACTCTTGAACTTATAGACGCGAGAAGAGTCACCAATGTCTCGACGGATCTAGGCACTAGGGCAATCCTGAATGTGATGAAGCTCTGGGGGATGATAGATGGAGAGATCGAGAAGCAGCCCAAGCAATACGTCTGGGGCGGTGGCAGGGTAAAGAACGGCGGAACTATTCGAGCCTCAAGAGGGGGAATCATTCACTTTACAAGAACACCAGGCGAGTTCATCAAAGAAGGTGATGTTGTGGCGAAAATCTACAATCCCTGGGGAGACCTTGTGGAAAAGTTGAAATTTCCCTTCGACGGACATATCAGGTCATACACTTATCCCAGACATCAAGCCATAAACACGGGGGACACAATAGCCTACATCACCCACGATAAATAACGGGAAAAACCTCTTTCCCCTCTTTTTTACTTCAATATTTATAGGTTAGCCGGCTTTATAATCAGGGTAAAATCCGTGAATTGAATGGTGAGTGGTAAAAGTATCCGATGCGTGCTCACCGATAGAGAGCTCCAGGTTATCGTGATTCTAGGTGTGGTTAACTACATGGTTTTTCGAAACATTCATCACATTAACGTATGGCGTCTGACCCCCGCTCATGTTCCTAGACAGTTCTTCATATATTTGGAGCCAGGAAGCATAATAGCCATAATAGGATCATGTCTAGCGGGTCCTATAGCTGGAATGGCCTTTGGTTTGGTTGCCTGGAACCCTGTAATCATTCCAGAAGTCCTCATAGTAGTTAAAATAGCCCAGTTTGTATCGATAGGATACCTCCATAAGAAGATTCAGCCCCCATACAACATTTTCGCAATACCAGTGGGGACTATTATAACTCTCATTGTGCATCCAACAATCGTGGGATATGTACTATTCAAAAAACTATTCATCCACCTTTACTGGTTCCAGAACATCGCGTTCCAGACTGTCGTGGCATTCTTAGGGTATATAGTACTACGGCTGATGACTCCCAAATTGTTCTCTTGGGTCAATCCTAAACACGATTATACATTAAAAATTCCCTACTTGACAAAGAAATCCAAAAAAGACTAAGAACGAAAAGAAATTAGATTGAAATTTTACAAATACGAAGGTTTTAAATCTTATCTTTAAGCCATTAACCTTGATTCAAGGAGAAATAGGTTTGTCATCGACTATAAAAATTGGGGATATTGTTGCTGAACCCGGTACTAGGGCTAAAGGCTTCGTAAAAGTGGCTGAAACCTCTGGATTCAACATCGAACTCCCCGTGAACATTTTGAACGGAAAGCTACCCGGACCTACATTCGCTATTATTGCAGGAATCCATCCTGTAGAATATCCACCAATGGAGGGTGCCATCCGACTAGCTAATGAACTAGACCCAAGTAAAATGAGGGGTGCGTTGATAACTGTGCCCATCTTTAACATGCCTGGTTTCCAAGCAAAGGTCCCGGGCGCCCCACTTGAAAGGACCCAACTAACCATGGCTTTCCCCGGAAACCCTGAAGGGGGCATGAACGATAGGGCGGCACACTTTATCACTACTGAGATTCTTACAAAAGCCGACTACGCTATTGAGACCCATGGATGTAACTTCCAAGAGACCTGTCCAAATCATATCATTATGATTAGGACCGGAGACCAGAAATTTGACAGCGAAACAGCTATGCTCGCACGATGCTTCGATACAGAATATGTACGAAGAGCTCTAGAAACGCATATCCGCGACCTCCCAAAAAAAGGTTACAGTCTCATGACTCAATGTGCTAAGATGAATATTCCCTGTATCCTACCTGAAGTGGGAAGCGCCGGTGGGATCTCATCCACGACCGGCCAGATTAGAGAGGAAGACATCCAATGGTTCATGGACGGCGTTAAGAACTTTATGAGGAAAGTCAACATGATTGATGGTGAGTCCACCCTTTACGATCCTAATGCAGTCAGTCAGGTTCATCACTTCAGGAGCAAATCCGCTGGATGGTTCTATCCTATGGCCCCCAATGGGGCTAAAGTGACTATGGGGCAGGTTATTGGAGAGGTCAGAGACTACTTCGGAGCAGTCAAAGAGAGCATCAAGGCCCCGGCTGATGGTGTGATATCCCTTATCTGGACAAGACCAGCTGTTAATCAGGGAAGCATCCTTCTACAGATGTTTGAGATAGGCCCAAAGGTCAGCTCATTAATTCCATAATTTTTTTCTATTTTTTCTTATCAAATAAAACAATTTTATCAAGTTCCGCGTCGAAAGTTATATTTTAAGATAACTCCGTATAAATTGATACGTTATGATCGATATTGTAATTGAAGGTGGTACCATCGTCACTATGGATGACCAGAGAAAGATCATCCAAGATGGGAGTATAGCCATTGAAAAAGGTACCATCTTAGATGTTGGAACGAGGAATGAAATTTCAGCCAAGTACAACGCTAAACAGGTCTTGGACGCTAATAAACACGCAGTGCTCCCGGGTCTCATAGATACCCATGGTCACTCTGGCCATAGTATGATGAAAACAATAGCAGAAACTGGTTCAGGTTGGGGGCCCATGATTGAAGAAGTTTACCTCAGAGGTGTTAAAGAAGAATTTTGGTACATCGACTCCGTCCTAGCATCATTAGAGAGAATAAGATTTGGTGTTACAACGGGGGCTACATTCCTCGGTGGGGGCAGAGGAGCCTACCGGACTGACAACCCAAAATTCGCTGAGCTCCATATGGACGGTGCAAAAGAGGTAGGAATCAGAGAGATCCTCGGGCTTGGTCCCGTAGGGAGAGCACCTTATACTCCTAGAGAATTCCGGGATCTTGACGGAGAGAAAGAGATAACGCGCACCGTGGACTTCGATGGTATGATGGATACCTCAAGGAAAATTATAGAAAAGTATGGGGATTTCAACGATATCGTGACCGCCCGGATGACAGTTAGCAGTATTTCACCCAATCTCGACAGTCTATCGGTGGAGGATCAGGCTTTAGTGCGAAAGCAGGCTAAAGAAATTAGAGAACTAGCAGACGAATCTGGCCGTGGTATCATGGCTCACGGTGGCGGGGGAGTAATTAAATCTGCCAAGGAACTTGACCTCCTAGGGCCAGACGTCATGCTTGTCCACTGTGGGGGTCTCACCAAGGAGGATATCAACATTTTCGCGGAGACTGGGACGCATGTCTCCCATTGCCCAAGGGCTAGAGCAATAATGAGACGCAGATGTCCAGTACCTGAGTTACTAGACGCCGGAGTTAATGTTGCATTGGGCACTGATGGCACTGCCCCTGATAGAACCTTCGACACCTTCTCCGACATGCGCACTGCACAGACAATTCAGCGCCACTTTTTCCACGACTCGAGTTATATGCCACCAGGAAAGGTTCTGGGAATGGCCACTATAGACGCAGCAAATGCCCTTGGTATCGGGAATGAGATCGGAAGCCTTGAAGCCGGAAAACGTGCCGACGTTATATTATTGAATTTAAACAAGCCCCACCTGACGCCTCGGTTTATGATTCCCCAAAGAATCGTTTATGAGGCCTATGGTCACGACGTTGAAACCTCTATCATTGACGGGAAAATAGTGATGGAAAACCGAGTGATCAAGACGATAAACGAAGAAAAGGCTCTAGACCATGCTCAAAGGGTTGCTGATGAGGTTGTTGAGTTCAACAATCTTGAGAAATACATGGGGATTCCTGAGGGATTTTGGAGAAATAGCAAGTACGACTGACCTCCTCGTTTACCCAAATACCTTTTCTAGTATCACCAGTGCTGTTATGTCCCAATTTTTGCTTAAAATAATAGACGGGAATATTTTCTTGCAGTTTTTGGTCCCTATTCTATCAGTAGAGAAGTAGAAACTCTACCCTAGTAGCTCACTGTTAAATTGGTGCGGCCGCCGGGATTCGAACCCGGGTTTTCAGCTCTCCCCGATTGGACCATGGGGGGCTGAAGTCATACCAGGCTGGAATCCGCCACTAAAGTGTCCACGGCCGCCTGATTCGTCCAACCGCTAAGTACCCTGGATAAAATCACTCCCGGATTTAAACTTTATCAGAAAAGAGATTATTTCACAAAAAAAATTTTTTGCAATATATTTGATAGGTTATAACATTAAGCTTGAATTAGGGAAAAAAATTAACTGAACACTACAAATTACAAAAATTATAAATATGATGTTAATTAGAAAGGATTAACAACTTGGGACCTAGGGGCCTGTAGCTCAGCAAGGCAGAGCATCGGACTTTTAGGATGATATCGAAGAAATCCGGTGGTCAGGGGTTCAATTCCCCTCAGGCCCACTTGTTCAGAGGGTATAAGCGGAGATGAAGAGATGGAAACACGGGTGAGAGAGCTCAAATACCGGATGATGATCACAGACCTTCTCAAAGTTGCCAGTGAGACCCACACATACCAGGAACTCTCTGATATCCTAGGTCTCAGCCCTCCCATCCTAAGTAGATACATGCGCGGTCATGTACTCCCCAGCTTTAACCGGGCTCAAAGTCTCTATGACAAGCTCATAGAGATCGCAGACATTAAGGAGGAGCTCAAGAAAAAGATCATCTTTGACAAAGATGGATATTTCGACAACACTCCCCTCGTCACCGAGATTACTTGGCTCAAAATCATGTCTAACTAT is part of the Candidatus Bathyarchaeota archaeon genome and harbors:
- the allE gene encoding (S)-ureidoglycine aminohydrolase, translating into MFNIRQVLKSTYALIVPNDASTTTIPGWDGAKVQVLAAPAMGCEFVEYLITVNKESKVAVPIQPHPEYVFYILEGNGVLEKEGKKYPLEVGSYGYLPPKTAWKINGTSEEAMKFLMVKKRYEPIGPELPAFIIGLDRETPETPRQPGRAMKNFVPFGEDKLYDLSWFILYFGPGTRMNHAENHLHEHGLYMLTGESLYLLDDTWYQTVPGDFIWMAPFVPQSCKWSGEERGAYLLYSNRNRDPKV
- the pyrC gene encoding dihydroorotase → MSKVDKVFKNGKIVTPYSIFKGGIAVKDGKIVAIGSDMVMPKGEIVVDLSEKVVLPGIIDNHVHFGSRIGDLDKEDYRSGTQAAAASGITTIADMPTGVPGVLDVAGLEKKREMAEKHAFVDFALYGGAGYENNNALQGMADAGCVAFKTYMVGSSGYSCGNDHEILELLKAASKTGVVTGWHAENPLLINPLIKKLKEEGRVDPMAHVESRPNYTEYEAISKLILFNKIAGATLHIIHLSTKEGLAIIKTAKAEGMRITAETCPHYMLTTSKYMEKVGPFAKIIPPLRSEEDRKAMWKGLADGTIDYICSDHAPHPKSNKMAGWKNIWDSGNGNPGTETLLPTMLDRVNKGDLSLQRLVYHLSTRPAQVFGMYPKKGSLMVGADADITVVDLDAEWIIDSETMYSKSRETSMFAGWEIKGKPVQTIVRGVTVAHNSVVVGEEGYGKFQKRLP
- a CDS encoding succinylglutamate desuccinylase/aspartoacylase family protein encodes the protein MRTSVTFGDVTVNPGEIGFGSLMTVELADSTPVKLPIIVMNGAEDGPKFLFSGAVHGGELIGANVVRRVMREELNPKNLRGLVVAIPVGNPLGFMFGDRASPQDLVTGPRFGSPGNENGSITQRFGAAVWNQVTSKMDVRVDIHGNYPPCTAFCLCSLHDDRIKGKNTEIAEATGLTVVYSPPKGTLDGMGGALDPSYTPPPSVTLELIDARRVTNVSTDLGTRAILNVMKLWGMIDGEIEKQPKQYVWGGGRVKNGGTIRASRGGIIHFTRTPGEFIKEGDVVAKIYNPWGDLVEKLKFPFDGHIRSYTYPRHQAINTGDTIAYITHDK
- a CDS encoding enolase C-terminal domain-like protein gives rise to the protein MEITNISTIAVTVPIEPPKKIQSIKNGFAEKKGSRKSPTWLTPGIFPHGGINRHDTRTFKDGIDHIDYVLVKIETDEGVTGIGEAATDIGFFGETLEAVKYGIDRYIAPSLLGMDPLNRELIMAKMTLDGERQLPCARSGIDLALHDLMGKALNVPVTTLLGGRLRNKVLAAIEVGAPTPEDLAELCNEYVRQGVRAFKLKMHGYPDEDLAKIQAVREAVGNEITIRTDANQGYTVKEAIKICQGAEKLDLGLELMEQPIAEWDLDGMAMIRNSTNVLIEADEGVYNRYDVMRFIKRGAADCFLIKPAKAGGLYNAKKIVAIAEADGLQCVIGTGWGLGLKVAAKLHLAASSIVREAAEFSEVFLHGMLLESSYEASFMPPLKDGYLEVPTEPGLGVRLDEKKITKYLSDI
- a CDS encoding amidohydrolase family protein; amino-acid sequence: MIIDVHSQLGKHPLFMFEQTLDEILGEMRKYGIEKTFLSSAPKMRFKEANDRVEQAVRNHPEKLVGFFNVNPVHPDALLEIDRAIGLGLKGLMLDPEFHFSMERPLTPGNPMLPPIFEKAVEKGFPILICIPNLRVGHSHDNALQQYNGLDELMSRFPEVRTIVDLFWPGIIELCKKHSNLYVDSAGASAGRISSLVAGLGATRLLFGSSSPRYHTGNHKQTVEWSKITPYQRKLILGGNAERIFKDLL
- a CDS encoding amidohydrolase family protein, whose amino-acid sequence is MTDRKNPIVIDAHTHLRGERRGVKAYVETMIDKMDAAGVDTIISMGSGGQYIEELRKNNDFNLQAAVDYPGRIVPFIYFDPRYEQEGIDEIDRCMAKDSETFKGIKIGHKFAVARWMYPMMEKAEEYGAVVGIHSDHSVRGHPYIIGDLANSFPKVPTVILHMGGRTSAAAEMLSIKMAEKNPNVWLETCFSTPFPVKKAVEILGPDQIMFGSDSSNSGLGYGSGYEKQAYEMMIHMHTIRCLNLLQEEEDKLMGLNAAKLFGVEVKI
- a CDS encoding 6-bladed beta-propeller, with the translated sequence MSRIIVGSGDFKYEVISPFGESSEKVEIDQVSHVSVDSHDNIYFYQRTACPVVVLDYKGIIIDNWENNHLVDGHGIFITSNDEIFVSARGVHEVLKFNAGGELLLRIGERGNPGWQTPFNHPTDVAISRDGDIFVTDGYGNACVHRFTPDGEHVLTWGGPGKGPGEFHTPHGVWVDDLGRVYVVDRDNNRVQIFTLDGEYITEWGDFFHPMDIYFDSLNNIYVTDQTPRFSVLNTEGELLARGFTPDAGHGLWGDSYGNLYLAGLQIGVVKLSKL